A DNA window from ANME-2 cluster archaeon contains the following coding sequences:
- a CDS encoding 30S ribosomal protein S27ae, translating into MAAHKYYEVSGNSIKKIRQACPRCGEGFFLAEHKDRLTCGKCNYTEFKK; encoded by the coding sequence ATGGCTGCACATAAATACTACGAAGTATCAGGTAACTCAATCAAGAAGATCAGGCAGGCTTGCCCCCGCTGTGGAGAGGGGTTCTTCCTCGCAGAACACAAGGACAGGCTAACCTGCGGTAAGTGCAATTATACTGAGTTCAAGAAATAA
- a CDS encoding ORC1-type DNA replication protein: protein MQVLDLKTETNFYEKKSLNGLFEDYLSNVVIFDNKEVLRPTYTPDYLPHRDEQIQSVVSILVAALRGDTPSNILIYGKTGTGKTAVVKYVGNELEKTGESHAMPCTVIYMNCEVVDTQYRLLATLARHLGKEVPMTGWPTDQVYEEFKNSLDEQKRVVIVVMDEIDKLVRKGDDVLYNLSRINADLKNARVSLIGISNDLKFTEFLDPRVKSSLGEEEIIFPPYDAEQIHDILEQRAKIAFKRNALDETVTRLCAAFAAQEHGDARRALDLLRVSGEIAERSKSSIVEEKHVRSAQDKIEVDRIVEVVRTLPTQSKLVLLSVLKIKERLEKSGDNISTGEVYTAYKQMCGHIGADFLTQRRITDLISELDMLGIVNAMVVSKGRYGRTKAISLSVPENNTKNVLLEDYRLKPLEDFIPVMPAGQSQLF from the coding sequence ATGCAAGTGTTAGACCTAAAAACAGAAACAAATTTTTATGAAAAAAAATCTTTGAACGGACTTTTTGAGGACTATCTTAGTAATGTTGTTATCTTTGATAATAAAGAAGTCCTGAGACCGACTTACACACCTGATTATCTTCCCCATAGGGACGAGCAGATCCAGTCCGTAGTCAGTATATTGGTGGCAGCGCTCAGGGGAGATACACCATCCAATATCTTGATCTATGGAAAAACCGGTACAGGCAAAACTGCTGTTGTTAAATATGTGGGGAATGAGCTTGAAAAGACCGGGGAATCACATGCAATGCCCTGTACGGTAATATACATGAACTGCGAGGTCGTAGATACTCAATATCGTCTCCTGGCCACGTTAGCCCGGCATCTTGGTAAAGAAGTACCCATGACCGGATGGCCTACTGACCAGGTATATGAAGAATTCAAGAATTCTCTTGATGAGCAAAAACGTGTGGTCATTGTAGTCATGGATGAGATAGATAAACTTGTCAGAAAGGGAGATGATGTATTGTACAATCTGTCAAGGATCAATGCAGACCTTAAAAACGCAAGGGTCAGCCTCATCGGTATATCAAATGACCTGAAATTCACTGAATTTCTCGACCCGAGAGTAAAGAGTTCACTGGGCGAAGAAGAGATCATATTTCCGCCATATGATGCCGAACAGATACACGATATCCTGGAACAGAGAGCAAAAATAGCATTTAAACGAAATGCACTTGATGAAACAGTAACACGCCTGTGTGCTGCATTTGCTGCCCAGGAACATGGTGATGCACGACGTGCTTTGGACCTGCTCAGGGTTTCAGGTGAGATTGCTGAGCGGTCCAAATCCTCGATTGTTGAAGAAAAACACGTAAGGTCTGCCCAGGATAAAATAGAGGTGGACAGGATAGTAGAAGTAGTGCGCACCCTGCCAACCCAATCTAAATTGGTACTGCTAAGCGTATTGAAGATCAAAGAGCGGCTGGAAAAATCTGGTGACAACATTTCCACAGGCGAGGTATATACTGCCTATAAACAGATGTGCGGTCACATAGGTGCTGACTTCCTTACACAACGCAGGATAACAGACCTGATATCTGAACTGGACATGCTGGGTATCGTGAACGCCATGGTGGTAAGCAAGGGCAGGTACGGGAGAACCAAAGCCATATCACTGAGCGTTCCTGAGAATAACACTAAGAACGTACTTCTGGAAGATTACCGGTTAAAACCCCTGGAAGACTTTATCCCGGTCATGCCTGCCGGGCAGTCCCAGCTATTTTAA
- a CDS encoding 30S ribosomal protein S24e, whose translation MDIEITKERKNPLLDRNEITFNIANTGATPSRDDVKNKLVALLNSSYELVILGNLATEYGTQKTVGYAKIYSDAKRAAVVENNYIIERNKPKPVAEVEEEPVAE comes from the coding sequence TTGGACATTGAAATTACAAAAGAGAGGAAAAACCCTCTGCTTGATAGAAACGAGATTACATTCAACATCGCAAATACCGGTGCTACCCCTTCAAGGGACGATGTAAAGAACAAACTGGTCGCACTGCTTAATTCCAGCTACGAACTGGTGATTTTAGGTAACCTGGCCACTGAATACGGTACCCAGAAAACAGTAGGGTATGCCAAGATATATTCTGATGCAAAACGTGCAGCAGTAGTGGAAAACAACTATATCATTGAGCGAAATAAACCCAAACCTGTGGCAGAAGTTGAAGAAGAGCCGGTTGCGGAATAA
- the twy1 gene encoding 4-demethylwyosine synthase TYW1, with protein MNTSPDQFDRFKKQGYHIVGAHSAVKPCLWSGRAVKDEGSCYKSTFYGIDSHRCIQMTPYLGCNQACIYCWRPIEHPVDAPRHWDAPEVIVEGCINTQRRFMSGYGGLETIDKSLWQQSLEPRHAAISLAGEPTLYPHLDGLINEFHNRGLSTFVVTNGTRPEVIENIRPTQLYMSLDAPDKDTYRDICNPRNPGHWEQILRSLAILHDHPSRTAIRITLVKGLNIKDIQDYARLIEMASPDFIEVKAYMHLGYSRMRLERDAMPRHEEILQFAALLAGELDYQVTDEVEPSRVALLSKHGAVSQIDWGDLN; from the coding sequence ATGAACACTTCACCTGACCAGTTCGACCGGTTCAAGAAACAGGGCTATCATATTGTAGGTGCCCACAGTGCGGTAAAACCCTGTCTGTGGTCGGGCAGGGCAGTCAAGGATGAAGGTAGTTGCTATAAATCAACGTTCTATGGTATAGATTCCCACCGCTGTATCCAGATGACACCGTACCTGGGCTGCAACCAGGCATGTATCTACTGCTGGCGTCCCATCGAGCATCCGGTAGACGCTCCCCGACACTGGGACGCTCCCGAGGTAATCGTTGAGGGCTGTATCAATACCCAGCGCAGGTTCATGTCAGGATACGGGGGACTGGAGACTATTGATAAATCATTGTGGCAGCAATCCCTGGAACCCAGGCACGCAGCAATTTCATTGGCAGGTGAACCTACCCTGTACCCTCATCTGGATGGCCTGATAAATGAGTTCCACAACCGTGGCCTTTCTACTTTTGTGGTTACCAACGGCACCAGGCCTGAAGTGATTGAAAATATCAGGCCTACCCAGCTGTACATGAGCCTGGATGCACCTGATAAAGATACTTACAGGGATATCTGTAACCCGCGCAATCCCGGTCATTGGGAGCAGATACTGCGCTCCCTGGCAATCCTGCACGACCACCCTTCCAGAACAGCTATCAGGATAACGCTTGTGAAGGGGCTCAATATCAAGGATATCCAGGACTATGCCAGGCTCATCGAGATGGCATCACCTGATTTTATTGAGGTTAAAGCCTACATGCACCTGGGATATTCACGCATGCGTCTCGAGCGGGATGCTATGCCCCGGCATGAAGAGATACTCCAGTTCGCAGCCCTGCTGGCAGGTGAACTGGATTACCAGGTAACGGATGAGGTTGAGCCCAGCCGGGTGGCCCTGCTGTCAAAACACGGCGCGGTAAGCCAGATAGATTGGGGAGATTTAAATTGA
- a CDS encoding DEAD/DEAH box helicase, with protein sequence MEKHTGTSPAREQDGQVREELVEEQPAEYIKHPLINPNTIEQRLFQLNLAAMALKQSTLVVLPTGLGKTIVAMLVIAGRFTQKNGKALILSPTKPLVEQHAAFLKNAMNISPDDIVVFTGSTPPAKRTALWNNARVVVSTPQVIENDMLSRRIDLSDVVHITFDEAHRAVGNYAYVYIAEKYQAQAHDPLILGITASPGSNSDKIDEVTRNLHISSIQVRTEDDPDVKPYVHFRDLEWRHVIVPVEMKGLLDSMKTVLEDRLIQLGKLGFVAPGQKYLNKRELLDLQSRLQGKLRGGPDQMVYKAISLVAEVFKVAHAIEVAETQGPEALAKYFDRLEHEANSKSGSKASRRLVDDVNMRHAMYALKELDAVHPKLDAVREIVSGQLKEKPDSRVIIFTNYRDMSELVTQSLEEVEGVRPVRFVGQASKYKDTGLTQKQQVDILDQFKSGEYNTLVATSVAEEGLDIPATDLVLFYEPVPSEIRSIQRKGRTGRSHAGKVIVLVAKGTRDEAYYWSSRRKEQTMNTKMRQLSRSASDAVGLIPDGVHLVDTHQAGQKQIFDFEQEKPLVYVDQREIRSGVARALDSGGIDIVLSTLEVGDYIVSDRVAIERKTDMDFLDSIIDKERNIFRQLSDLARTYERPVLIIEGENLYTGRQLHPNAIRGVLASIVTDFGVPILNTRDETETAEMIGAIARREQEDNKRTPSLHGKKTAMTLKEQQEYIISAISNIGPSAAGKLLRHFGSVEAVMKASTDELMEVELIGQKTAQRIREVVGGDYKG encoded by the coding sequence ATGGAAAAACACACCGGAACCTCCCCGGCCCGGGAACAGGACGGACAGGTTCGTGAAGAGCTCGTTGAGGAACAGCCTGCCGAATATATCAAACATCCCCTCATAAATCCAAATACCATCGAGCAGCGGCTCTTCCAGCTCAACCTTGCAGCCATGGCACTCAAACAATCCACCCTGGTGGTACTGCCAACAGGCCTGGGCAAGACCATAGTTGCAATGCTGGTCATCGCAGGCAGGTTCACGCAAAAGAACGGCAAGGCCCTTATCCTGTCACCCACCAAGCCCCTGGTGGAGCAGCATGCGGCCTTTTTGAAGAATGCCATGAACATCTCCCCTGATGACATCGTGGTGTTCACAGGCAGCACCCCGCCCGCAAAACGCACAGCCCTTTGGAATAACGCCCGGGTCGTGGTATCCACACCCCAGGTCATAGAGAACGATATGCTCTCCCGCCGCATCGACCTGTCCGACGTGGTCCATATCACCTTTGACGAGGCCCACAGGGCAGTAGGCAACTATGCTTACGTGTACATTGCAGAGAAATACCAGGCACAGGCACATGACCCGCTGATACTGGGCATCACAGCCAGTCCCGGTTCGAACAGCGACAAGATCGACGAAGTGACCCGCAACCTCCATATCTCAAGTATCCAGGTGAGGACAGAGGATGACCCTGACGTGAAACCGTATGTCCATTTCAGGGATCTGGAATGGAGGCACGTGATTGTTCCAGTGGAAATGAAGGGGCTCCTTGATTCCATGAAAACGGTATTGGAAGACAGGTTAATCCAGCTTGGTAAACTGGGTTTTGTGGCCCCCGGTCAGAAATACCTGAACAAACGCGAACTCCTGGACCTCCAATCCAGGCTGCAGGGTAAACTGAGAGGCGGGCCTGACCAGATGGTCTACAAAGCTATCTCCCTGGTCGCAGAGGTTTTCAAGGTGGCACATGCTATCGAAGTGGCCGAAACCCAGGGACCAGAGGCCCTGGCCAAATATTTCGACCGTCTGGAGCATGAGGCAAATTCAAAGTCAGGCAGCAAGGCATCCCGTAGACTGGTGGATGACGTGAACATGCGCCATGCCATGTACGCCCTGAAGGAACTGGATGCGGTCCATCCCAAACTGGATGCCGTGCGGGAGATCGTATCAGGACAGCTGAAGGAAAAACCTGATTCCAGGGTGATCATATTTACCAATTACCGGGATATGTCCGAACTGGTGACACAGAGCCTGGAAGAAGTGGAAGGTGTCAGGCCGGTAAGGTTTGTGGGCCAGGCCAGCAAGTACAAGGATACAGGCCTCACCCAGAAACAGCAGGTGGATATCCTGGACCAGTTCAAGTCAGGGGAGTACAATACCCTTGTAGCTACCTCGGTGGCAGAAGAAGGACTGGATATCCCTGCCACTGACCTGGTGCTCTTTTATGAACCCGTGCCCTCGGAGATCCGCAGTATCCAGCGTAAAGGGCGGACCGGACGCAGTCATGCCGGTAAGGTGATCGTGCTGGTTGCCAAGGGTACCAGGGACGAGGCATATTACTGGAGCAGCCGCCGCAAGGAACAGACCATGAACACCAAGATGCGCCAGCTTAGCAGGAGTGCATCTGATGCAGTCGGCCTTATTCCTGATGGAGTACATTTGGTTGATACACACCAGGCAGGACAAAAACAGATATTTGATTTCGAACAGGAAAAACCCCTGGTATATGTGGACCAGCGCGAGATTCGCTCGGGCGTGGCCCGGGCCCTGGATAGCGGAGGAATTGATATTGTGCTTTCCACCCTTGAAGTGGGTGACTATATCGTTAGCGACCGGGTAGCCATTGAGCGCAAGACCGATATGGATTTCCTGGATTCCATTATTGATAAGGAACGCAACATCTTCAGGCAGCTTTCAGACCTGGCCCGGACCTATGAACGGCCTGTGCTGATCATCGAAGGGGAGAATCTCTATACCGGCAGGCAGTTGCATCCCAACGCTATCAGGGGTGTGCTGGCATCCATTGTTACCGATTTCGGGGTCCCTATCCTCAATACCAGGGATGAAACAGAAACAGCAGAAATGATCGGTGCTATTGCCAGGCGTGAGCAGGAAGATAATAAACGGACGCCAAGCCTTCACGGGAAAAAGACAGCTATGACATTGAAGGAACAGCAGGAATATATCATCTCGGCCATTTCCAATATTGGACCTTCTGCCGCGGGCAAGTTATTGCGCCATTTCGGTAGTGTGGAGGCGGTGATGAAAGCCAGCACTGATGAGTTGATGGAAGTCGAGTTAATAGGCCAAAAGACCGCGCAGCGTATCAGGGAAGTGGTGGGTGGCGATTATAAGGGTTGA
- a CDS encoding DNA-directed RNA polymerase, subunit E'' translates to MPDKACNECHRITSGTACVVCGSNVLSSDWSGYVVIIDPSRSNIAKRLKVDLRGEYALKVR, encoded by the coding sequence ATGCCAGACAAAGCATGTAATGAATGTCACAGGATCACTTCAGGTACCGCATGTGTAGTTTGTGGTTCTAATGTCCTCAGTTCCGACTGGAGCGGTTACGTAGTAATTATCGACCCATCACGTTCAAATATAGCAAAAAGACTCAAGGTGGACCTGCGCGGTGAATATGCACTGAAGGTCCGGTAG
- a CDS encoding DNA-directed DNA polymerase II small subunit, which yields MTNQDSMIIEQFAQAGYQIDPDALSILIENNSTQGFINTILDSLDESILVVGPEHIRHGLLVPSKIPSSASPDISSSITSKVPLSASPEISSPITSKRPFSVSPEISLSVTPQAPLSECYRAPVRDPDFEDEWTWDLDVLSDITDQSTCVGEIGEFVDYFRDRFTKLSEMLRNRNVSFRPIESLSRRTTGLVEGREEVSLIGMVSNIQTSKNGHRMIEIEDTTGTFRTMVLKKNKELFDQAMKVMLDEVVGITGTLSDDGNLLFINNIMWPDIPTRNSIELGKPGSTGLAVLISDIHVGSDTFLEHEWLAFLDWLNGNNNNKNNGSINVSDIKYLVVAGDVVDGIGVYPDQEKELSILDVYDQYRKAAEYFNQVPEHIKVIISPGNHDVVRQAEPQPALPDKVKKMFRPDVIFVGNPAVVSMDGVNTLIYHGRSIDDLIAALPGMKYEDPAKPMIEMLKRRHLSPIYGSKVSIAPERTDHLVINKIPAILHCGHVHTVGCTNYRGVLVVNSGTWQSQTGFQRRMNLQPDPARAAVVDLGSLDTKIISFQ from the coding sequence ATGACAAACCAGGATTCAATGATAATTGAACAATTTGCGCAGGCCGGGTACCAGATTGACCCTGATGCCCTGTCTATCTTAATTGAGAACAATTCAACGCAGGGTTTCATCAATACTATCCTGGATTCACTTGACGAATCCATCCTGGTAGTCGGTCCCGAACATATCCGTCACGGATTACTAGTACCTTCAAAGATACCTTCATCAGCATCACCAGATATTTCCTCATCAATCACGTCAAAGGTGCCTTTATCGGCATCACCGGAAATATCCTCACCAATAACATCAAAGAGACCTTTTTCAGTATCACCGGAAATATCCTTATCAGTTACACCGCAAGCACCATTATCCGAATGTTACCGCGCACCTGTCAGGGATCCTGATTTCGAAGATGAATGGACATGGGACCTGGATGTACTATCTGATATAACTGACCAGTCAACCTGTGTAGGTGAGATAGGGGAATTCGTGGATTATTTCAGGGACCGGTTCACAAAATTGAGCGAAATGCTGAGGAACCGTAATGTCAGTTTCCGGCCCATCGAAAGTCTGAGCCGGCGCACGACCGGGCTGGTAGAGGGACGTGAAGAAGTTTCGCTCATCGGTATGGTATCTAATATTCAGACATCCAAGAACGGTCACAGGATGATAGAGATAGAAGATACTACAGGCACTTTCCGTACCATGGTATTGAAAAAGAACAAGGAACTGTTTGACCAGGCCATGAAAGTAATGCTGGATGAAGTGGTGGGCATTACCGGTACATTGAGCGATGACGGAAACCTGCTTTTCATAAACAATATCATGTGGCCTGATATTCCCACAAGGAACAGTATTGAACTTGGAAAGCCCGGTAGTACAGGACTGGCCGTGCTGATATCAGATATACATGTTGGCAGCGACACTTTTCTGGAACATGAGTGGCTGGCATTCCTCGATTGGTTGAACGGAAATAACAATAACAAAAATAACGGTTCGATCAACGTGTCAGATATCAAATACCTGGTCGTCGCCGGTGACGTTGTAGACGGTATAGGGGTATACCCGGACCAGGAAAAGGAACTGTCCATCCTTGATGTATATGACCAGTACCGCAAGGCAGCCGAATATTTCAACCAGGTGCCCGAACATATCAAGGTAATTATCTCGCCTGGTAATCACGATGTTGTGCGGCAGGCCGAACCCCAGCCTGCTTTACCTGATAAGGTTAAAAAAATGTTCAGACCGGACGTGATCTTCGTAGGCAATCCGGCAGTTGTATCCATGGATGGCGTGAATACTCTTATCTACCACGGGCGAAGCATTGATGACCTTATTGCCGCCCTGCCTGGGATGAAATACGAGGACCCAGCCAAACCCATGATAGAGATGTTAAAGCGCAGGCATCTTTCACCCATCTACGGCAGCAAGGTATCCATCGCACCCGAGAGGACCGACCATCTGGTGATCAATAAGATACCTGCCATCCTGCACTGCGGTCATGTTCACACAGTAGGCTGTACCAATTACCGCGGAGTTCTGGTAGTGAATAGCGGCACCTGGCAGTCCCAGACCGGGTTCCAGAGACGCATGAACCTCCAGCCAGACCCTGCACGCGCCGCAGTAGTGGACCTTGGGAGCCTGGACACAAAGATTATCTCGTTTCAATGA
- a CDS encoding ketopantoate reductase family protein: MNTHIDGTAPRTVEGRTIHDGRNIAIMGAGAIGSVIGGMLARQGHRVTLIGRQPHMEAIARDGLHISGIWGEHTVRSIAACTAPPVPCPDRQHAKHKDGYQDMVFITVKSFDTALAAREVLPLVGPDTMVISMQNGLGNVETLAGIVGRDRMVGGMAIFGAVMTGPGSVEVTVIASETLLGELDGPPAPRVEAAARMLDDAGIPTLVSDNIMRDIWHKALYNIALNPLSALFQVPYGRIADNPHTRWLIGQMITEAFEVARAEGIDLGLASPQEFLQILWERKLPPTREHRSSMLQDIVRGRRTEIDFINGAVVRLGEEHGIGTPYNSAVVRMVKAKEGLGSD; this comes from the coding sequence ATGAATACTCATATTGACGGTACCGCACCCCGGACAGTTGAAGGGCGGACTATCCATGATGGCAGGAATATCGCCATCATGGGCGCGGGTGCAATAGGTTCGGTCATCGGCGGCATGCTGGCCAGGCAGGGGCACAGGGTGACGCTCATTGGCAGGCAGCCCCACATGGAAGCGATAGCCAGGGACGGGCTGCACATCAGCGGCATCTGGGGTGAACATACGGTGCGCAGCATTGCGGCCTGCACCGCCCCCCCGGTTCCCTGTCCAGACCGGCAGCATGCCAAACACAAGGACGGATACCAGGATATGGTGTTCATAACAGTCAAGTCCTTTGATACGGCCCTGGCTGCCCGGGAGGTTCTCCCTCTGGTGGGACCGGACACCATGGTGATATCCATGCAGAACGGGCTGGGCAATGTTGAGACCCTGGCCGGTATTGTGGGCAGGGACAGGATGGTGGGGGGCATGGCCATCTTTGGCGCGGTCATGACAGGGCCCGGCAGCGTTGAGGTGACAGTGATTGCGTCCGAGACATTGCTGGGAGAGCTGGACGGACCTCCCGCTCCCAGGGTGGAGGCTGCGGCACGGATGCTGGATGATGCGGGCATACCCACCCTGGTATCTGACAATATCATGCGGGATATCTGGCACAAGGCGCTGTACAATATTGCCCTGAACCCCCTGTCCGCCCTGTTCCAGGTGCCATACGGGCGCATCGCTGACAATCCTCATACCAGGTGGCTTATCGGGCAGATGATTACAGAGGCTTTTGAGGTGGCCAGGGCAGAGGGTATTGACCTGGGGCTGGCCTCGCCGCAGGAGTTTTTGCAGATATTATGGGAGCGTAAACTGCCCCCGACCCGGGAGCACCGCTCGTCCATGCTGCAGGATATTGTGAGAGGCAGGCGGACCGAGATCGATTTTATCAACGGGGCTGTGGTGAGGCTGGGTGAGGAGCACGGGATTGGGACGCCGTATAATAGTGCTGTGGTGCGGATGGTGAAGGCGAAGGAGGGGCTGGGGTCTGATTGA
- a CDS encoding UPF0147 family protein, which translates to MCSEMMRKPLEPAEVIRQCIEVIDRIINDDSVPRNIRRSADEIKIILSNNEDSTAIRAAKSIRILDDISTDQNLPLHTRTVIWNLAGQLETVPVDFI; encoded by the coding sequence ATGTGTTCCGAAATGATGAGAAAACCACTAGAACCAGCTGAAGTGATAAGACAATGTATAGAAGTTATTGACCGTATTATTAATGATGATTCAGTTCCAAGAAATATAAGACGTTCTGCTGATGAAATAAAAATCATTCTTTCCAATAATGAAGATTCAACAGCAATCAGAGCTGCTAAAAGTATAAGAATTCTGGATGATATAAGCACAGATCAGAACCTGCCTTTACATACAAGAACAGTAATATGGAATTTGGCAGGGCAGCTTGAAACTGTTCCGGTTGATTTTATTTAG
- a CDS encoding signal peptidase I: protein MNSHDRQTSIKKIFNIIEQFKTSNNFWIGLTRDLIFIAGMILLIMLVSQITLGTPRPAVAVESGSMLPNIGIGDVVLIQSIDRTEIISYTQGSLSGYKSFDNYGDVILYHKFGNKSYTPIIHRAMYWVDEGEPMWNGGPPAPHAGYITKGDNNRDIDQAASTSRHQPVKKEWIIGVARWHIPWVGYLSLAVH from the coding sequence ATGAATTCTCATGATCGGCAAACAAGCATAAAAAAGATATTCAACATAATTGAGCAGTTCAAAACCAGTAATAATTTTTGGATAGGGCTCACAAGAGACCTCATCTTCATTGCTGGTATGATCCTCCTTATCATGCTGGTATCCCAGATTACCCTGGGCACTCCCAGGCCCGCCGTGGCTGTGGAATCAGGCAGCATGCTGCCCAACATCGGTATTGGTGATGTGGTGTTGATCCAGTCTATCGACAGGACAGAGATTATCTCATACACACAGGGAAGTTTATCCGGATACAAATCTTTTGACAATTATGGGGATGTAATACTTTACCATAAATTCGGCAACAAAAGCTATACCCCTATCATCCACAGAGCCATGTACTGGGTGGATGAAGGTGAGCCAATGTGGAACGGCGGACCTCCTGCCCCTCATGCCGGATATATTACCAAAGGAGACAATAACCGGGATATCGACCAGGCAGCTTCCACAAGCAGGCATCAACCTGTCAAGAAAGAATGGATCATCGGAGTTGCACGGTGGCACATTCCCTGGGTAGGATATCTTTCACTTGCAGTCCATTAA
- a CDS encoding ORC1-type DNA replication protein: MKKDLLMWDETIFKDPDLFELDHIPEYFAHRDTQMQTLMYCVKPALRGGRPVNVQCIGSPGTGKTTGVNKLFEEIEKVKSKVIPVYINCQANSTRFTVFSRIFKKLFNHSPPSSGVSFQKIYEKINQHLADEEKVLVVALDDVNYLFHEGEHDKVFYSLLRAHETNPGARIGVISILSDTGTGFHLDPKVESVFLPEEIQFPRYNTDEIRDILNNRIKIGFFPDVVSSDVLDAVVEYAELLGDLRVGIDLLKRSGLSAEKRANRTISLDDVKSAYESSKLVHLTYLLKSLKKEEKTLMDLILDLAEITTGELYRAFHEKTGLGYTRYYETLEKLLVLKLVETNFTGKGTRGRSRIITLRYGADEIRKRMG; the protein is encoded by the coding sequence ATGAAAAAAGACCTCTTAATGTGGGATGAAACCATATTCAAAGACCCGGACCTTTTCGAACTGGACCATATACCCGAATACTTTGCACACCGTGATACCCAGATGCAAACCCTGATGTATTGCGTAAAACCTGCCCTGCGCGGCGGCAGACCCGTCAATGTGCAGTGTATAGGTTCACCGGGCACCGGCAAAACCACAGGAGTGAACAAACTGTTCGAGGAGATAGAAAAGGTCAAATCGAAAGTTATACCTGTTTACATTAACTGCCAGGCCAATTCCACGCGCTTTACAGTATTTTCCCGAATATTTAAGAAATTGTTCAATCACAGCCCTCCATCGTCAGGTGTATCGTTCCAGAAGATCTATGAAAAGATAAACCAGCACCTGGCTGACGAGGAAAAAGTGCTGGTAGTCGCTCTGGATGATGTGAATTACCTGTTCCATGAAGGTGAACATGACAAAGTATTCTATTCATTGCTTCGCGCCCATGAAACAAATCCAGGTGCCCGGATAGGTGTGATATCAATATTAAGTGACACAGGCACCGGATTTCATTTGGACCCGAAGGTGGAGTCCGTGTTCCTCCCTGAAGAGATACAATTCCCCCGATACAACACAGACGAGATACGTGATATCCTGAACAACAGAATAAAAATAGGTTTTTTCCCTGATGTAGTGAGTTCTGATGTCCTCGATGCAGTGGTCGAATATGCCGAACTGCTGGGAGATTTAAGGGTAGGTATCGATCTGCTTAAGCGCTCGGGCCTGAGCGCTGAAAAACGTGCGAACAGGACCATTTCACTGGATGATGTAAAGAGTGCTTACGAATCCTCAAAACTGGTGCATCTCACGTACCTGTTAAAGTCATTGAAAAAAGAAGAAAAGACCTTAATGGACCTGATCCTTGACCTTGCGGAGATTACAACTGGTGAACTTTACCGGGCATTCCATGAAAAGACAGGGCTTGGATATACAAGATACTATGAGACCCTGGAAAAATTACTGGTCCTGAAACTGGTGGAAACAAATTTCACCGGTAAAGGTACACGGGGACGGAGCCGGATTATCACATTGCGATATGGAGCAGACGAAATTCGAAAGCGCATGGGTTAG
- a CDS encoding DUF359 domain-containing protein, whose product MLETILGKTFCLPESMRHEMRKQFGVLYPGNSVETTRKLLADIGNPAKLIVVGDISTFNMLLCDIVPDISFVDEKTHRVPAENKIIKGIRHPDFREVHVKNPAGCVTHELVSALTRALDADEPVQIMVEGEEDLAALPAIVLAPPSSVVIYGLPDEGAIMVKVTSDIKTQIYSMLERMASE is encoded by the coding sequence ATGCTTGAGACCATCCTTGGAAAGACATTTTGCCTGCCTGAGTCCATGCGCCATGAGATGCGAAAACAGTTCGGCGTGCTTTACCCTGGAAATAGTGTAGAAACAACCCGGAAATTGCTTGCCGATATCGGCAATCCTGCCAAGCTTATCGTCGTTGGTGACATCTCAACATTCAATATGCTCCTGTGTGACATTGTACCTGACATCTCATTCGTTGATGAGAAAACACACCGAGTCCCTGCAGAGAATAAGATAATCAAGGGTATAAGACATCCGGATTTCAGGGAAGTCCATGTTAAAAACCCTGCAGGTTGTGTGACCCATGAACTGGTATCAGCACTTACCAGGGCCCTGGATGCTGACGAACCGGTCCAGATCATGGTGGAAGGTGAAGAGGACCTTGCCGCATTACCGGCAATTGTGCTTGCGCCTCCGTCATCAGTAGTAATATACGGCCTGCCTGATGAAGGTGCCATTATGGTAAAGGTCACATCTGACATAAAGACCCAGATATATAGTATGCTGGAACGAATGGCCAGCGAATGA